The following proteins come from a genomic window of Ictidomys tridecemlineatus isolate mIctTri1 chromosome 9, mIctTri1.hap1, whole genome shotgun sequence:
- the Odam gene encoding odontogenic ameloblast-associated protein, translating into MKIIIFLGLLGVTFSAPLIPQRLLSASNSNELLLNLNNGQFLPLQLQGPFNSWIPPFSGILQQQQQAGIPGQPQLSLSTLDQFAGLSPNQILFPRQVGFAQGAQAGQLGPSQPQAPPQTQQGPNLQMMPYVFPFKMPQEQAQMLQYYPVYMLLSWEQPQQTVTQSPQQTGQQKFEEQIPFYTQFEYIPQQEEPGVPGGQQQLALDTLLGTAPETIVMPGGGVLPYLQKEVIKFRHDSAGAFMPSTSPTPSNTKAFASALNPTIASVLPEEKAKTDNLREP; encoded by the exons atgaaaattataatttttcttggaCTCTTGGGAGTTACATTTTCAGCCCCG cTTATCCCACAACGCCTTTTGTCTGCGAGCAATAGCAATGAG ttaCTTCTGAATCTGAATAATGGTCAGTTTTTGCCACTACAGCTTCAG GGCCCATTTAATTCATGGATCCCCCCCTTCTCTGGCATTCTacaacagcagcagcaggctGGAATTCCAGGACAGCCGCAGCTCTCACTGTCAACTCTAGACCAGTTTGCTGGACTATCCCCAAATCAGATACTTTTCCCCAGACAAGTCGGTTTTGCCCAAGGAGCTCAAGCTGGCCAGCTGGGCCCCTCACAGCCTCAAGCACCGCCACAGACCCAGCAGGGCCCTAATCTT cagatgATGCCCTATGTATTTCCCTTCAAAATGCCTCAAGAACAAGCACAG ATGCTTCAATACTATCCGGTGTACATGCTCCTATCCTGGGAACAACCTCAACAAACAGTCACTCAGTCACCCCAACAAACAGGGCAACAAAAATTTGAGGAACAG ATACCATTCTATACTCAATTTGAATATATTCCACAACAAGAAGAACCT GGTGTACCAGGAGGACAACAGCAATTGGCTCTTGATACCCTCTTAGGCACAGCTCCTGAAACTATTGTGATG CCAGGAGGAGGAGTGCTACCATATTTACAGAAAGAAGTGATAAAATTTAGACATGACAGTGCAGGAGCTTTCATGCCTTCCACCTCACCAACACCCAGCAACACCAAGGCTTTTGCTTCTGCTCTAAATCCAACTATTGCCTCAGTGCTTCCAGAAGAGAAG GCCAAGACTGATAACCTAAGAGAACCATAA